aaagacttggaatcaacccaaatgtccaacaatgatagactggattaagaaaatgtggcacatgtacaccatggaatactatgcagccataaaaaatgatgacttcatgtcctttgtggggacatggatgaagctggaagccatcattctcagcaaactatcgcaaggacaaaaaaccaaacaccgcatgttctcactcacaggtgggaattgaacaacgagaacacttggacacaggaaggggaacatcacacaatggggcctgttgtgggggagtggggggagggatagcattaggagatatacctaatgtaaatgacgagttaatgggtgcagcacaccaacatggcacatgtatacatatgtaacaaacctgcacgttgtgcacatgtaccctagaacttaaagtataataaaaaaatatataaaaaaaaccaTTATGCACATCTAAGAACTAAATTTTGCACAGACCATGGACTCATTCCATGATAATAGGGAGGTTTCTTGGAGTAAGAATCTAAGGGATGTTAacggaaaaaaaattaatcaatgatATGTGTTAAAGCAAGATAAGGATGATTTTATTAAAGACCACTGTGAAAGGTATGCGGACCACTGCAAAGGGGTCTGGCTGTTGGGGAGAGAGATTGGGCTTAACTCTGAATATAGCACGGGCAACTGGAAATATATAGCCAAGGAACAGGGTGGgaggtcagtggatggaaaattactaaaaggAACATCAGGGTACGGGGCattctggctaaactgacctCATGGACTCTTGCTGAAGATAGGCCAGGATGAACATACATCACCAGGGACATTTGAACTGAGTGCCCCCATCTTTTTCTAGGAAAAAGAatgagttattattattttttattattttctcttctctctcctttccatcTAGCCCTTTAGGAATGCAAATATAACCTTTCCCTTCCCCCTCACCAGACATTCCCTGCAGGGCAAGTTCTTCTAACTGTGTGCTCCAAGATAGATCTCTCTTCCAGAGCTGACAGTGGATTTGCAGGCCAAAGCACACCCTCCAGGGAACTGTCACCTCCAGCAGGTGGCCTGGAACTTCCACCCTCTGGGAATTGCCTCAAGACTTTCATCCACCGGAAGGGCATATCAAAAGCATGCCAGCTTGACCCCTTTTCCAACTTATTTCTGCCCAGGAAGGTATGACTCAAAGGTCTGGTAGATAAGACACCAAGCTTGCAGGAGGAACCCCTGCCCTTGCTCACTTTCCCCCTTACCTTGTAAAAGTGTCTGTTATCTGCTCCAGAGGTGAAGCAGCACATTTAAAGGCAAGAAGTTTTGTGCCCCTTCCCCAAGCTCACTTCGGAATAAATTCACTATTTTTGTACCAAGTCTTACTCTTGTTCATTGGATTCTGCATGTGGCAAGAAACTGACCTGTGTTTTGGTTACAACATAGTGGAGGACGAAGAACCTTATCAGAAGTGAAGGGTGATCAGGTATCAAGAATGGGAGATTATTTGCTAAAACTAGACCTAGGAGTACACAGATGGACCTAGGAGAAGGTTCGAAGCCTGATTAAAGTTTGGTTAAGCAGAGACTGTTTGTCAGGGGAGGCCAATAATAGTCTTCACATCTATAGCAACAGTACATTGATAGTACCGAGTGGTAGCTATCTTCGAACTACAGCTCTATCAAGTTTCAGATGACCTTAATATCTAATGACTCTTATTAGTCATTGAACAAAATGCACTCCATAAATGAAGAGACTTGTCAAGAATTAATATATTGACAGAGCTAGGGCTGGGACCTCGGCTTCTTGACTCCCTATCTGGGGCTCTGTGTCCTAATGGACTGGGTcaagatgaaaataatttcttcttatagGGCAGTTCGCACACCCTGGAACTGAATCCTATCTTGTAATGTAACTTATCctactaaaaaaaattgatattagGCTTCTATATTCTGCTATCTACCGCCATCCTGTGTCTTCGCCTCCCCTCTTTCTTTTACAAATATAGTGCTTCTGTGGCAATCAAAGTTACCATTCAGTTCTCTGGTTGCAAAATATCAAGATGGGATCAGGATGAGAAgaggggaaaagggagaagatgcagaggaaagaaaggtaaaaatagactacttttaaaagaagaggaaaaaaatggtacTTATGCGTATTCAGATTCTCAAAGAGCCAAAAAGGAAACACAGGTGCGTCTTTCAGAGCTCCAGAATCAGATCTGAAGACAGCAGACTTCTAAAGACTGTCCAGCGGTCTCCATAATTGCCTACAGTCACGTTTCTGTAACTCGTTCCTCATTACTGGTACCTCCTGGTCCTTCTGCTCCACCATTTGCTGGTTTCTACAACTGACCCCAAGGTCACTGATGATGTTTATGACTTTCTCCTCCACTCTATTGTGAATTCGGATGCCTTTTAGCCCTGCCTCAGATAGCAAGGATTCTTAGCTTAGTGCAGAAACACATTTCCTACATGTtccctaaaaaaaaatcactgttacACTTCAATTAGACACCTAAATGTCTATGACTAGTACCTCAGTATACACTATACAGCCTCTTTCTTTGAAGAGCCTTTGCAGGGATTGAATGTGGCACAAAATAGATGAAACAgttataaaaaaattatgtttttatattagaGTTGAGAACCTTGCAGCTTGTGAATATGTGAACTCGCTGTAAGGGGCTCGTCTAGGTTTTTCAACAATTGCTGTGGCGGCTTTGTAATGTGTCAAGTGGGCCAGGCTGAAATATGTTTCCCAGAATTCTTTTCCCTGCAAGTTCCCAGTTAGAGTGGGGAATAAGAGACATTTTTGCTTGAAATTTGAAGGACAAAAGTGAAGTGGCAGCCGTGTTACTTTTCACTGTCAGAAGGTGGGGCAGGTGCTTCTGCAGCTCAGGCACATTGTCACTGATCTGTGACTCATGCCCTTGGGGTGGCGGCAGGTGGGCCTGCACATGTTCTGCTTTTCTCTGAATCCTTCACCAGCTTCTCTGATTCCTGGACCAGGTATGTGTTTTAGCTCCATGACAGAGGGAGCCACCTTCCCCTTTAGGACAAGCACGTCATCAGGGTTGGAGGCAGTGAGGACAGAGATACGGGCTCCATTCTGCCCTGAGGGGCCCAGCTTGTCTTTGCCTTCTCCCACATTACATccactttcccttcttttttttttaatttacaaaaagtaGGCTACGTTTATTAGAGTCACACACAGTTGACTGTCTCAGTGTGACTCAAGACCACGAAAAAcccatttctccttcacttctgagtCCTGGGGTTAAGACCTAGACCAGCAGGCTTACTGCTTGGGCTCCATTCACAGGTTTACAAGTTTTTCACTGAGGGCAATCTGTGACTGTGTGAGGTTGGCCAGGTAGGTCACCATCAACAGGTTGTTGATGTTACCGTTGAGCATGATCTCGAAGTCATCAGGAACTATTTTGGGTACTTGGTTAACCAGGTTCACCAGGAAGCGGCCAACCGACACCTTTCCAGACAGTACATCCTCTGCATATTGCAACACTGTGCTCAAGGCATCCCGGATGCGAGCGGATGCCCCTCCTACTTGCTGCAAGTCACCTGAGAGTCCAATCACTCTGTTGGGGCTAAGGCAGGTCTTCACGATCAGGTCAACTCCAATGCGTTCAGTGTCACAGTATACATATTTCACTGTCAGAGGTGTGAACATCACTCCCATGGTCCTCCCAGGCTTTCTTTCTCCACAAGATGGCCACACCGGTGGTACCAGCAAGTGCTCCTCCAGCCACGCCAGCCCCAGCCCCGGCAGCGGTCCCAGCCTCAGTTCCAGCACCAATGCCAGCACCGGCTGCGGCTCTGGTTCCCACTTTCCCTTCTTGATGCATTCCCTGGGGCCCTGGAGTTCCAGCATCTGACAGAAAGACAGTAGCCTTATAGAGACTCTCAACCAGCTCCCGGGATTGCATAGGGTCAAGTCCCTGTAACTGATTATTTACTACACATACCTCTTAGAGGTTCTGCGTTTCTGCTTGCACCCTGACCAATACAGCCTCCTTGCAATGTACACAAGCTTCACAGACTCACTGAAAACCTGGAGTAAGAAATGGGGACAAAGCCACTGCAgttcagcccaggcaacaagagtgagacctcatctcttaagaaaaaaaaaaatgacccagacgtggtggctcatgcctgtaatcccagcattttggaggccgaggcgggctgatcacaaggtcaggagattgagatcatcttggctaacacggtgaaacctcgtctgtactaaaaatacaaaaaattagctgggtgtcgtggcacacgcctgtagtcccagctactcgggaagctgaggcaagagaatcgcttgaaccagggagggcaaggttgcagtgagccaagatcgcaccaccgcactccagcctgggtgactactccatctcaagaaaaaaaaaaaaaaaaaaaaaggaaagatgtcCTGAGGCAGTATGTGTACCTGCATGAAAACTGGAGTGGAGAGAGTAGCTGACAAAGGTTACATGGTCTTCCTGAGTTTTCCTACTCGGTAGATGGACAATGATAAGAATGATGGCAATGGAGCAAACCCTGACTGGGGCTTGTGGGGTCCCAGTTACTTTTCATGTATCATCAATCTGGGTGATAACCTGGCGGGCTAGATGCCATCTTCTCCTCTTTCAAATGAGAGacatgaggctcagagaagttatagGACTTGCTCTAGGTAACACAGAGCATAAATAGTGTCATGGGATCCAAACCCAGATTTTTCTACTCCAAAGCTTGTGATCTTTCCCTCTGCCTCGCTGCATAGCCCCTACAGCTTCCTAACTCACAGGAAATTCCTGCGTCCTTTGGTTGGCTCTATTTATAGTCTTTCTAAAGAGGAATGTGTTGGGCCCTCTTCCTGGCATGAAATCtatctttaaaatttcatttattaataaaCACATAGGGCCTGTTTTGTGCCAGACACTGGTCTGAGcagtttacaaatattaactaattCAATCTTTACAGCAACTCTGTTATATTACTACTATTAATATAGTAGTAATAGGATTAgtgccattttacagagaaggaagtgAAGGGACAGGGAAGCTAAGtgttttgcccaaggtcacacagccagtaagtttTGCAGAGTCAGATTTCACACCCATCACCATGTATTGCTGCCCTTTCCTTCAGAGATTCGGACTTCTCATCCTAGCCTGTCTCCTCTTTCCTGTGAAAGCTGAGACGATGATGGGCTCAGGGGCTCAGAGTTCCCTCAAAGGAAGGCCCTGGGTGAGCCTGAATCTTTACAAATGTCCATAACGAGGTGAAAACTGGCATAGCCCAGCAGTGGCTTCTGGTGACTATcagttctgtctcaaaaagaaagtgcTTCTTTATTTCCAGTGTTTCTGAAGTGCTAATGGCCTCCACAAAGGCTCCTTCCTTTGAGATTGAAAACCAAACCTCTGATGTTCCACAGCTGAGTCTTGGTGGCCTTAACTTTCCTTTCTCTCAACAGCTTCCTTTTCATCTCACTCCTTCTGATCTCAACCAGGCTGCACAGATCTGACTCAGGCAGGAGCCAGGAGgcagcaggtggagctgccttGGTTGGCTGAGGAGCCAATAGGCTGCTCCCCCGTCAGAAGTCACATAGACGATCAGGTctgaaacttctgcctcttgAAGTCACTTAGGTTTGACAAGATGTAAGGCATTCCACCTTTTAGAGATTCTTGTGTATGAACAAGCAATGTCGTGGGAGCTCTTCGGGGCTCTCAGTTATTCATACCTTATCATTGGCTTTTCTCCAACTGTCCTTGAATAGTACTTGATGTAAGTAAGGCCAGGGTGAGAGAAGGGTATGGAGAGTTAGCAGGAGAACCCCAGTGAAAAACATCCTCTGCTGTACAGTCCTTCAGAGGAGATGCCCCAATAATGGCATAGCAGTGACCAGCAGCCACCAGGGCTCTACCGTTTACTACTCAAGAGACCTTCGACAATTCGTGTAACTGCATTagtcagtttccttatctatacaCTAGAATTAACAATAACATCTACTCCTTAGGGCTGTTTTGAGGATGCAGCATTGTGGAGTATGTGAAAACTATAGTTCAAGGTTGGGCATATAACAACAGCTCAAGAAATGTTAACTATTACGATTACATAATAGGCCCCAGTTTAAATGCAGTTTATTTTACACAAACCCTATTGTAACCATGAACTCAATGTTGcatttcccattttataggttaaaACATTAGACAGGATAAATTAGCTGCTCAAACCTTATAGGTAGTGGTCAGAGGTGTAGAGTGGGACTCAACCATTGTTTTCTGCCTGCCAATGTCATGCTCATTACATGGCCTAGAGAGGATGCTAGCAGCCAGGCCCTCCTCACCTCAGcccaaagacagacagacagacagacagacacacacacacacacacacacattgcaaTTTTGCCTTATTCCTGGGCTCTAGGAAAGCAGCCTTCACCACTTGGTAACTGGTTTTCAATGTTATCCAGTTTAGTAGAGTAATACCAGGGAGCTGAGAGTCACCAGGCCCTTCACAAAGTCAGCCATGGGGGCGTTTGCCAGTCATTTCTTTGTCGGCAAAGACAAAAGCTTTGAAGCTCCATCGAAAAATGCAATGGGTGGTGGCCAAGCCTCAGCTGAGAGTGTGAGAGTCCTTATTACGATCCTCAATATCATATTCCCACAATTGGCATCAGTCCGCTACAAATAAGGAAGTTATTTCCcaagatagtaaaaaaaaaaaaagaaagaaagaaaaaagaaaaaagagaataatggTTAGATTCATCCtgagagaaggactgtgtggtagatagagctccctctcccctctcccctctcccctctcccctctcccctcccccctcccccctctcccctctcccctcccccctcccccctctcccctctcccctctcccctctcccctctttccacggtctccctctgatgccgagccgaagctggacggtactgctgccatctcagctcactgcaacctccctgcccgattctcctgcctcagcctgccgagtgcctgcgattgcaggcgtgcgccgccacgcctgactggttttcgtatttttttggtggagacggggtttcgatgcgTCGGCTGGGCTGATCTCcggctcctaaccgcgagtgatccgccagcctcggcctcccgaggtgccgggattgcagacggagtctcgttaactcagtgctcaatggcgcccaggctggagtgcagtggcgtgatctcggctcgctacaaccacctcccagccgcctgccttggcctccctaagtgccgagattgcagcctctgcctggcagccaccccgtctgggaagtgaggagcgtctccgcctgaccgcccatcgtctgggatgtgaggagcccctctgcctggctgcccagtctggaaagtgaggagcgtctctgcccggccgccatcccatctaggaagtgaggagcgcctcttcccggccgccatcacatctgggaagtgaggagcgtctctgcccggccgccatcacatctgggaagtgaggagcgcctcttcccggccaccatcacatctgggaagtgaggagcgtctctgcccggccgcccatcgtctgagatgtggggagcacctctgccctgccgccccgtccgggatgtgaggagtgtctctgcccggccgccctgtctgagaagtgaggagaccctctgcctggcaaccgccccgtctgagaagtgaggagcccctccgcccggcagccaccccgtctgagaagtgaggagcgtcctccctcctcgtccgggagggaggtgggggggtcagccccccgcccggccagccgccccgtccgggaggtgaggggcgcctctgcccggccgcccctaccgggaagtgaggagcccctctgcccggccagccgcctcgtccgggagggaggtgggggggtcagccccccgcccggccagccgccccgtccgggagggaggtggggggatcagcccccccgcccggccagccgccctgtctgggaggtgaggggcgcctctgcccagccgcccctactgggaagtgaggagcccctctgcccggccagccgccctgtccgggagggaggtggggggggtcagccccccgcccggccagctgccccgtccgggaggtgaggggcgcttctgcccggccgcccctactgggaagtgaggagctcctctgcccggccaccaccccatctgggaggtgtactcaacagctcattgagaacgggccatgaagacaatggcggttttgtggaatagaaaggggggaaaggtggggaaaagattgagaaatcggatggttgctgtgtctgtgtagaaagaggtagacatgggagacttttcattttgttctgtactaagaaaaattcttctgccttgggatcctgttgatctgcgaccttacccccaaccctgtgctctctgaaacatgtgctgtatccactcagggttgaatggattaagggcggtgcaagatgtgctttgttaaacagatgcttgaaggcagcatgttcgttaagagtcatcaccactccctaatctcaagtacccagggacacaaacactgcggaaggccgcagg
The sequence above is a segment of the Pan paniscus chromosome 10, NHGRI_mPanPan1-v2.0_pri, whole genome shotgun sequence genome. Coding sequences within it:
- the LOC100985239 gene encoding eukaryotic translation initiation factor 3 subunit F-like — translated: MLELQGPRECIKKGKWEPEPQPVLALVLELRLGPLPGLGLAWLEEHLLVPPVWPSCGERKPGRTMGVMFTPLTVKYVYCDTERIGVDLIVKTCLSPNRVIGLSGDLQQVGGASARIRDALSTVLQYAEDVLSGKVSVGRFLVNLVNQVPKIVPDDFEIMLNGNINNLLMVTYLANLTQSQIALSEKLVNL